CTCTATTGGGCCGTATTTAAGCCGGTTCGATGATTTGAAGCTACCACAacactcttagggaagttctttgcatatctgcTAGAATGGATTGTCAGCGgggctagtttgaaattcatccctaattcaaggtaagactatttattcagaatttggtcttcccatagttataagaaatgttattcacggaaaaatattgaagtttggtTCTGAGAgttgttattttcagggtgttgaacggggaaccctgcgagagTAAGATTAATGAATTTTAGGGGGGGATTTCTTtttagtaatcaggtaagggaatgaACTGAAGCCATCATTTTccatgtaaattattattatttatcagcaaattaattttcaggaagcatgtaatatatatatatatgagtagattggaaaaaatgtatatttggaaaaatactgctattatgttgaaatgtatatatatatatatagattatgaaatgtcagaaaatatgattttagaatagaatgtatggttttattcaatattgtgtagcatgaatattattttacatggaaagtattatgttagggcaattttacgaataaggtaTGATTTcggagattatgaaataatgcagtatattatgatttcaaaatacataataaatgaattatttattcagaaagATAAGTAttaaatgttcggtgcaaggccgtgattgatagccggtgcaaggccgtgttttatatatgatttcggcgcaaggtcgtatttatgaatgttcggcgcaaggccgcagatataaaagaattcGGCGTAAGGTCGTATGTatctatgtatgtatgttattacagaaaatactatcaatctatttatgtttgacaagtatattatcatgtatttttatgttatcagaacctggatgatagttcagtttagtttcaagagcacggtatcgtaactatcagtttattatgtttcagacttgtgctaaccgtcCTTGCAAGTAGAGGGGTTGGGAgatgatagtcgatgtggctttcagtgtagattTGTAGACGTCCACCTCACAGTTCAGACAAGGGTGTGGCAATTCcattgtacttacatatatttttgactcaacagtggttggccaaccattgtcgggtccctccttcgggctgtacaacctGTCAtaggaggtaatacatgacattaactagctatACATCATGGGTAAATTCCAATATTATcaattatatcagacatttcatgattagtatgaCTTATTAGATattacgaaagtatatgattatttagtatgttatgatgaatgttttctagcatatgaaatatattgtatatgtattatagtactaaatattcatgttgttacacaacaatatttagtttattttccctcactgagaagtgtctcaccccccaaacttaaataattttcaggaaacctaaaAAGACCGgcagatcgaggccgccgttgagataggtTGATAATACCccgctagaagggtaagttttgatctagggataGGAAATTTATGtagtgggttcctagatatgtatatattttttgtatttttagagattgtatataaacacagtattttggaatttagttgagtttggtattatgtattttatggtcaTGAGAATGTGGTTTacatttattgctgcttaggtttccattgtgtatgacaggtgtgtccctgttacccataggtttgggttgactatattattaaatatgttttattatttggtaagttaagcaggtcgttacatgtttGATTTGATTGATTGTCCAAAAGCCTTTAGCGGAGAGTTTTGATCTTCCACGGTCAAATTTTTAAGTGCAtcacttgtgttcttctctttagatGGGGGTAAAAAAAGAACATGAAATTTTTTCTGATTTGACTTGGGGTCCATAACCCTATTAGGTTTTCCTTATATActaggttattttagaaacccattagtcctaaattaacttagtattggGTTTCTACATATTGCGAAACTCATACCcaataaatgttaaaatagtcCAGTAACATAATTGATTTTAAATATGTGAGCccacaataggaaattaaaatttcctaacaatctcccacttggggGACACATAAATATCAGAAACAATTATACTACCCAAACCTTAAGTGTACACAATATGACTATTATCCTTATAACATCTCCTTAATTCAATCTTTTTCATCTCATATACTAGTAAAGGATTAAAGCAGCATTCGTTACACTCATATTCATAACTAAACCCATTAGTGGTCACCACACTAATACGCTCAATGGCATAGATCAAGTATGGATGTGTAGCATGGTAATACGCATGCTTTTTAACCTTAACATGCATATCCCAACTGGTCCTACCTTATTCCTTATGAGATCAGCCTTAGTTCCTTAGTACTTAACTCTTCCAAAAGGAAGATAACATTCAAAATCACAGATACATAAAAAATGCattcctttattactttattttttcagaaaataatCCGAAACAAGTGTTTACAAGAAGGAAcataaaaccaaaaataaaaaataaaaatacaaactctCACTAAACCGTAACATCGTCAAACATGACGACACCCATACGAGTAGTGTGCTCATGAAACACCTTGGGCAATAAACCCTTGGTGAGTAGATCTGCAACCATGGAGATTGTCCTAATATGTTATATCGACACTTGATGACTCTGAACCCTTTCCTTAACCACTAGAAACTTGATGTCAATATACTTTGACTAGGTGGAGCTCCAGTTGTTGTTTGAATACAACACCGCAAATATGCAGTCTCATGACAAAATTTTGCAACCAAATTCTTTAATTAGATGCCTCGTAGCATGCTATAAATTTTGTTACCATGGTTGAACGAGTTATGAGAGTTTGCTTAACACTTTTCCAGGAAATAGCACAACCATCCAACAGATAGATATTGCCTGAAGTGGATGTCTTGTTGTCTTGCCAtccatcaaaatcaaaatctaaaTACCCAATAATCTCAAGTTGATCTAATTTCCTATGGGTGAGCATGTAGTCTTTTGTTCTTTGAAGATACCTCATAACCTTCTTGGCTACCTTCCAATGATCCAATCCTGGGTTACTCAAATATCTGCTTAAAATTCCAACTATGTACGCTAAACCCAATTGCGTACATACCTGAGCATACATATGACTCCCTACAGCTGATGCAAAAGGAATCTTCTACATTTCCTTCTTTTAAAACTCAGTCTTGGGGCAATGACTGAGACTGAACCTTTCTCCCTTAGTTATGGGTGTATCTCCTGGATGACAATCTTTCATGTCAAATCTAGCAAAGTACCCTTTTGATATAACTCTTTTGCGACAACTCAAGTATACCTTGAGAGTGATCTCAATGTATCTAAATTCCTAATACAAAAGAGGCAtccccaagatctttcatctcaaaatttttgGTAAAAAATCTCTTGGTATTGTGCAATAAACATGTATTACAACTCGCCAGCAATATGGCATCGACATACAAAACTAGGAATATAACCTTACTCCCACTAACCTTATGGTATACACAATCATCAATCGAATTTATCTTAAAATCATTCAAGATGATTACTTCATGAAACTTGTGATACCATTGACATGAAGCTTGTTTGAGCCCATAGAtggatttctttaatttgcaaactaTATTTTcggaattttcataaataaaatttttgggtTGCTTCATATAAATCGTTTCATCAATGTCACCATTAAGAAacgttgtctttacatccatatGATGAAGCTCTACGTCCAAATGAGCCACTAATGCCACTATAATCCTAAAAGAGTCTTTCGATGAAACTAGAGAGAAagtctcttcataatcaatgccttccttctaaGTGAATCCCTTAGCAACTAAACGTGCCTTATATCTCTCAATATTACCCCTTGAATCCCTCTTCGTCTTTAATATTCATTTGCAACCAATAGGCTTCACACATTTAGGTAATTTGATGAGATCCCGAACGTCATTTGCTTTCATGGAATTCATCTCATTATTCATGGTGCTTAGTACATGCTCAATGAGTGATTGTGGTAGGCTCCTTCTTTAATCTCTAACACCTCATTTGAGCAGTCCATACCTAACTATGTATGTGACTCACATGACTTTTGTATTGAATCTATGCATATGGTAGATATTAACCATATGGTGGctcatattcataatatatcaatCTTGGTACTCCAACTCCAATGAGATGTTTGCTTTGACTAGTAGGATATTGCTTTTACACTACAAAAGGCGCCTTGATCACAATATTAAAAACATAAAACCATTCTTATATAACTAGGATTTTCTTGGCACACAGTGGACCCAAGATCACAACTGTATATAGTATAAGACTCTTTGATCCAAAGGTGTGAATATAGAGAAAGAATCATCGAAGGGATGATCCTTTCATGTAAGATCTAGAACCCTCTAATTTTAAGATGTGCACTAGAATTTAGATCCATGCAAATGAGAAACTTGCAAGGACTTGTACAATCCTAACCAAATATTGCCCTTACAGGCGACTAGACCCAACTCTAAGGATTTGATAATTCTGAAATAGCTTGTCTACAAATGTGCAATTTTTGCTATGTAGGCTAAGGTTGCAATAATTTTCATGTTCAATTCTCTCGTTGCAGAATTTTTTAATGATATTAATTGTTAGTTGAAAACTATGATAATTGAGGCTCAAGAATTTATTTAATTGTCTTTTAGATAGTGTTTGGAAGCATGATTTTTGACATTTAATTGGATTTTAATTTCTatagatttaaaagaaatttagtACAACATTAGATTgcattttttgtttaaatttatataaatctaaatttaaaatttaaaatttaaaattctaattccaaACACATGATTAGAGTAAAATCACGAGGCtcataaatcaaaatcaaacaagaacttaTGAGTCATGAAACTGTGAGTATTAATTATTGGCCCCTCTGAAATTAATGAATCAAAAGCCAAAATAATTATTGGGGTCAACCGCAATGCTATATAAGGTCAAGGGGAGCACagaaaaaacaaaattaaatacatattttcttaTTAAAACAGGTACAAAATTAATACATAATCACAAGACAAGGACAAAGCACGTCCAGACACTACCTAGCAGGCAACTTATTTGTAATCAAACATACAGTGATTCAGTGAATGAAGATATCTACAATAATTTGGTAGCTAGAACTCCAATATTATCGGCACACAATATGCATCGATGAACACATACACCCCCTCACCTTCCACTTGCCTTGATTAATTTACACACATTCCTAGTCACCCACAAAGTTCTATCAATTGCATGCACACACATCCATGCATGCATGCTTATTTAACTCATCATctgctactttttttttttttttttcctcttcagaATGAGGCATCTGCTACCTTTCGTGTCTTGAAACAATCAAGTTTGTTCTTCTCTTCAAGCCCGCCGGCAAAAAAATCTGCCGACATATTCATCTAAGGTAATCTCTCTGTACGTCGGGGGACTTTCTTCCGAGAGTAACTCCTTGATTGGCCCGTAAGGCTTTGGAGGTACGGTCAGATGTCCCGAGAAAAAGCAGGCTACTGATATCCTCGGTCCAGCCCTCTTGGCCAACACTCTGTGCTGGATGCTCTTGAACTTGTCGTTTGATAAAATCTAAACACAATAATTAAGCATAACATCGATTGATTAATCTAATTAATCATGTGTTAATTAAAATTAGGAAAGTAATTAAGCTGTGTAAAATAATTAATATCTGTTCAACCTGTAGAAGATCTGCTATATTTACTACTAAGCCTCCTGGGATGGGTTCGACATCAACCCATTGGTCTTCATGTATGACTTGGAGGGCACCAATCTGGTCTTGAAGGAGAACGGTGAGGAAGGAAGGGTCGGAGTGGGTGCTGGCTCCAAGTGTCAGCTCTGGCTCGGGGCATGGTAGGTAGTAGTGGCACACCAGGGTGCATCCTTTGGCACACTCCATGGCTCTTAGGTGGACCGGCTTGAGCCCAAGAGCCTCAGATAGCAAGCCGAACAATGCGTCTCCCAACTTCATAACATGCCTTGCGTACTCCGTCGTCGTTTCTCCGATAAGTTGAAGATGCAACTACTAGTGTTAACTAATCAAAATATAACTGTATATTACACACCGAGACTCTTACCCAGCTACAGTTCATACATCACAGTACGTACCTGCATGAAACGGGTAGTATTTCCGGATCGAAGTAATCAGAAGCCAGCATAGAGATAGTCAAAGTGTCCCTCCAGTTGGCGGTTTGGGATTTATACAAATCATGGTTGCAGTTGAATCTCACTTTCCTCCGGCGATCTCGAGTGTACAGTTCTTTCTTAACCTCCTGGTCTCCCTCATTGAACAAGCGCAGCCCATGAATCATCCCATCCATTACCTTCAAGGGGATTTCATGGTTCACCACCTGGAAGAAGCCCCACTTCTCTGCTGCAACCTTTACTTCCTCGACAATCTCCTTGCGTCGGTCGGCGCTATCGACTCCGGCGAGGTCGATGACCGGAACCCGAAGGTTGGAGCGCGGACAGTTCAGCTCCTCGGCGAGTTCTTCCGGTGGTCGGACGAATATCTTTGGGATATGCTTCAAACCGGCATCTGTCAGTCCTTTGACGCCAGCTTTTGTTTTGTCAAAAGCTTTTAGCACTGCGGTTCGGTCATAGTCCATGGCGAGTTCAGGGAAGGATTGCCTCATGCTTGAGATTTCCATTGCTTCTCTGTTTTACGTCCGAAAGAAAAGGTGAAGGTTTAGTGAAGGTGCAGTTGGTTCATCACCGTCTTCTGGGATATATAATCCGCTGGTCGATTCTCTGTGTGGCTGGACAAATCgacatctgaaatattaaaagaaatggaaaagacagaaatatttttctgaaaaatggaaaagacagaaataattaaaaatttattaaacaagGAAATCAATTATACTGTATGAAATCAATTAAACAACACGTCAGGCATGGATTCTAATTTTTGTTTATAAGATTGGAAAATTACGTGACATCCTATTTGCAAAATTGCACGCTCAAACTTAGAAATCTGTCATTTTGATGGCCATTTAAATTTGCAAAATAAAAACGtctaaaataagataaaataggCCTATAATGTAATATTTTAGGGCTTCTGGATGTGACTTTGTACCAGTAGTAATTCAATGGCTATATTTGTCCTCATTGGAATAGGTTTATTATCAAAAAATGACGCAAATCATTTCTAGGATGTACAAATCCACAAAAAATTTGTAAgcaacagttttttttttttttttgagaaattatCTAAAAACAATTAATATAAGGGCATGTATACATCAAGTTAAGCTCTAAGGGGTTAGCTACATGGTAGTGTTAGCTGTAAAAAAAAGATAGGAAGAAAGTAATTGTCCTCTCTttgcctctacttctctaatcatcagtAGATCCCATAGATTtggtgaaggaaggaaagagaaagagaagaagtgagagaaacgatttccggtatgtaaagtttacagtttatgatttatttattttccgcataaagtaattgatgcgaagttcatgataattgaagatccttggttgtaatatatttatgaaagTTTTCTTACACGTGGTATCAGAGTTAAGGTttgaaattatcatgatcttcctCTCATGATAAAGTTCGTTTCTTTTAACCCCTTACAATCTTGTTGTGGGTTCGTGTGAAAATTTATGTTCATGATATTTTCTAGAATTGAACTGAAGAATTCATATGATAAATGATTCCtaaaaatatatgtgatatttgatAGATTTATGGAGTTTTTGGttggtttgaaaattttcttacatgtggatcgttgacggttttccccTATATAGTGATATTAAAGTAGGGCTGTTGAATGATATGCATGCATAAGTTAGagaattttacatgaaagtaagttagtaaaattcttatattagggaattgattatctgttgtatattATGGATTGGTATTTTGAAATGAACTCTGAGATGAATATGAAACATgacataaataattttttttttttttaaaaaaaaaaaaaaaaaaaaactaatcgcAGTTTTGGCTGTACCATGAAGTTTTTAAATGTACGGGCTGCAGTTTGTTTTTAATACATGGGCTGTAGTTTTTTAATACATGGGTTGCCTATTTTTAATACATGGGCTGCCAATGGctgtcagtttttttttttttacattttttttacaTACGGGCTGCAGGGTTTTTAATATACGGGTTGCAGTGTTTTTAATACATGGACTGCcagattttacataaaataaaataaaatgttaatCCAAGTAAAATTCTCATTGTAAGAAATTAATTATCTGCTTTAAACTTTCATTGATTTTGCTGAGTATGGAGTCAATCAATGTTTATATTATGATTAGCTTGTTATCACCAAAGTGATTTcgttaagaaaaattataaacattgTATTGAGATATAATCTTGCAAAATTATTACAGAatgattatttgaatattatggttgGCCCAAAGATGTACcaactttcaaataatcattgaTTTAATTAGGATAATTAATGAATGGTAGTGATATTGGGATGCCTGCCCAAAGGTGATagaccaatcaaactttataaaTGTTAACAATTATGTCTTGATAAATGAAAATTACCAGTAAGTGTAAggattagtatattgcataagttgatccaaaaATTAAacgcaatttactaatgaaatgttctaaactcaaagcattaatgtagtGAGCATTTTGTGTTATTGTAGTGTCTATTCCTGTTTCATTGCATTCGTTGGCTTTCTTCTGTTCCAATATTTAATGGGAAAAATTTCTCTGATTGGAATGAACAGATTCAGTTTCACTTTGGTGTTCTGGATCTAGACTTAGCTCTGCGAATGGATAAACCGACTGTTATTACTGAAACCAGAAGTTCAGAATAGCAAGTTTTGTATAAGTCATGGGAAAGATCGAACAGATTAAGTATGATGTTTATGCGAATGTGTAtcgaaaataatattaaatcaacactccctcaactagataacgcaaaggaatatcttaaggcaGTGGAAGATAGATTTCGTTCAACTGATAAGTCCCTTGCAGGAAGGTTGATGGTTGAACTAACCACAATGAAATTTGATGGCAGCAaaggaatgaatgaacatgtcctagaaatgtctAATCTGGATGCTAGACTTAATACTTtgggaatgaatgttaatgaaaacttccttatttagtttattttgaactctttgcctcctCAATACTGCtcttttcagattcactataacataattaaagaaaaatggaatgtgaatgaattggcaagtatgttagttcaagaagaggcaagactCAAATAATAGGGACAACATTCAGTAAATGTCATGAGTCATGCAActggaagtaaaggaaaaaaaataaagaaaggtttaaagaaagatccattgaaggtggCGAGTACTTCCTATGGTGGTGAGGCTTGTAGGAAGGAACATTATGGTCCCAAGTGTTACTTTTGTCGtggctatgggcatttaaagaaaagtTGCCTGAAACGTAAAGCATGGTTCGAAAAGAAAGGAAAGTctttagcttatgtatgtttcgagtcaaacatgacacaagttccttctaTCACTTGGTGGATTGACTCTGGTTCTACTGTTTATGTTTCCAATTCAATGCAGAGATTCCTTATGATCTAGGGCCTAAAGGAAAATGAACACATGATAGTTttggggaatggaaatcaagtgcTAGTTATGGGTATTGGAACTGTTCGGTTGTATCTTGAATTGGGTCATTGTTTAGACCTGTTTGATACTTTGTAtgttccaaatatttctaggaacttaatttccatgtcTAGATTAGATAATGATAgttatggtttgtattttgaacataaaggtttccgtattatgaaaggtgacttatgtgttggttctggtattttgtatgaggggttgtataaatttaatcttaatgaaaagtttGCTGAAACACTCCTCACTCTGCATCTTAATATTGGAACTAAGCGTAGTAGAATAAATAAGAATTCCCttttcttgtggcataaaagactgggtcatatatc
This genomic stretch from Malania oleifera isolate guangnan ecotype guangnan chromosome 3, ASM2987363v1, whole genome shotgun sequence harbors:
- the LOC131151309 gene encoding 1-aminocyclopropane-1-carboxylate oxidase homolog 1-like, with product MEISSMRQSFPELAMDYDRTAVLKAFDKTKAGVKGLTDAGLKHIPKIFVRPPEELAEELNCPRSNLRVPVIDLAGVDSADRRKEIVEEVKVAAEKWGFFQVVNHEIPLKVMDGMIHGLRLFNEGDQEVKKELYTRDRRRKVRFNCNHDLYKSQTANWRDTLTISMLASDYFDPEILPVSCRYVLWEYARHVMKLGDALFGLLSEALGLKPVHLRAMECAKGCTLVCHYYLPCPEPELTLGASTHSDPSFLTVLLQDQIGALQVIHEDQWVDVEPIPGGLVVNIADLLQILSNDKFKSIQHRVLAKRAGPRISVACFFSGHLTVPPKPYGPIKELLSEESPPTYREITLDEYVGRFFCRRA